In one Pseudoalteromonas rubra genomic region, the following are encoded:
- a CDS encoding sensor histidine kinase yields the protein MSTSSHWSFSGRILLSSGCVLTCALLALAIALHHQVPVLFACSVILLVSLMMLFLLLGHYTRRRQRILATLEDGIKSIKDGDLSLRISPTPDPDLARLIDLYNQLTTNLKQQKQKLNQKELVLDSIVQASPMATLLLDKQRHIVYHNAAARQLLKKQPGALTGSSLEVACDDLPSALAQALNSGYTGMLSFEQQEQKHTYYLGVEPVTLNYQPHSLVICKNVSAEQNREEIMLWKNAIRLISHELNNSLAPIQSLTGSAQTMLSQQKHLELLPDMLDTVSQRAHNLSEFIQRYAEYARLPAPSCAAHAIAPLLERLQALYPFTLLGTVPADTGYFDVAQVEQVLLNLLKNAHESGSDKAEISVRVVQSQTRLRFAVVDRGSGILPGNLHQALQPFYSTKAQGTGLGLSLCHDIITAHQGQLRLRNREKGGLMVEFDLPLGENTH from the coding sequence ATGAGCACGTCCTCACATTGGTCTTTTTCAGGCAGAATATTGCTCAGCAGTGGTTGTGTGCTGACGTGTGCACTGCTTGCACTCGCCATTGCGCTGCACCATCAGGTTCCGGTGCTCTTTGCCTGCTCAGTGATCCTGTTAGTGTCATTAATGATGTTGTTTTTGCTGCTGGGCCATTATACCAGACGTCGCCAGCGCATACTGGCCACGCTGGAAGATGGGATCAAAAGTATCAAGGATGGCGATCTGTCACTGCGCATTTCACCGACTCCGGATCCTGATTTGGCTAGGCTGATTGACTTATATAACCAGCTCACCACAAACCTCAAGCAACAAAAACAAAAGCTAAATCAAAAAGAACTGGTACTGGACAGCATAGTTCAGGCCTCCCCTATGGCAACCTTGTTACTTGATAAACAGCGTCACATTGTTTATCACAATGCTGCTGCTCGCCAGCTATTGAAAAAACAACCAGGCGCACTCACAGGCAGTTCACTGGAAGTCGCGTGCGATGACTTGCCGTCAGCGCTGGCTCAGGCACTCAATAGCGGATATACCGGCATGCTGAGTTTCGAGCAACAGGAACAAAAACATACCTATTACCTTGGAGTTGAACCTGTCACGCTGAACTATCAACCACATAGTCTGGTTATTTGCAAAAACGTCTCTGCAGAACAAAATCGCGAAGAGATCATGCTATGGAAAAATGCCATTCGTCTGATCAGCCACGAATTGAATAACTCGCTGGCACCGATCCAGTCGCTGACTGGCTCGGCACAAACCATGCTGAGCCAGCAAAAGCACCTTGAGCTGCTGCCAGACATGCTGGATACCGTCTCACAACGCGCTCACAACCTCAGCGAGTTTATCCAGCGTTATGCTGAATATGCGCGTTTGCCAGCGCCCAGTTGCGCAGCCCATGCGATTGCACCGCTACTCGAACGTCTGCAGGCTCTCTATCCTTTTACTTTGCTGGGGACGGTTCCTGCGGACACCGGCTACTTCGATGTTGCGCAAGTTGAACAGGTTTTACTGAATTTGCTCAAAAATGCCCATGAATCTGGGAGTGACAAGGCTGAGATCTCTGTAAGAGTGGTTCAATCCCAAACACGCCTGAGGTTTGCCGTTGTCGATCGAGGCTCTGGGATCCTGCCAGGTAATTTACATCAGGCACTGCAACCTTTTTACTCAACCAAAGCACAAGGAACCGGGCTGGGTTTAAGCCTGTGTCATGACATCATCACAGCCCACCAGGGTCAGTTGAGGTTGCGCAACCGAGAAAAGGGTGGCCTGATGGTAGAATTCGATTTACCTTTAGGGGAAAACACCCACTAA
- the pgsA gene encoding CDP-diacylglycerol--glycerol-3-phosphate 3-phosphatidyltransferase, with protein MWNIPNTLTTFRLLLIPVFAVVFYLPYSWAFFAAAFIFWLASVTDILDGYLARKLEQSTPFGAFLDPVADKVMVSVALVVLATHYQNMFMTIATIVIISREIVISALREWMAEQGKRGHVAVSSLGKFKTAAQMLAIIGLIWQFAPWMVTLSYALLAIATLLTVVSMVQYFYAARTELIKS; from the coding sequence ATGTGGAACATTCCAAACACGCTCACAACATTTAGGTTGTTACTTATTCCTGTTTTCGCAGTGGTCTTTTACTTGCCTTATTCATGGGCGTTTTTTGCTGCCGCTTTTATCTTCTGGCTGGCATCAGTGACAGACATTCTCGATGGCTATCTGGCACGCAAGCTGGAACAATCAACGCCATTTGGCGCGTTTCTGGACCCCGTTGCTGACAAAGTGATGGTCAGTGTAGCGCTGGTCGTATTAGCAACGCATTATCAGAACATGTTTATGACGATTGCTACCATTGTCATTATTAGTCGTGAAATTGTTATCTCTGCTTTGAGGGAATGGATGGCAGAGCAGGGCAAGCGCGGTCATGTGGCGGTATCTTCTTTAGGTAAGTTTAAAACGGCAGCACAAATGTTGGCCATTATTGGTCTGATCTGGCAGTTTGCTCCCTGGATGGTGACATTGAGTTATGCATTGTTAGCCATTGCAACTTTGCTAACTGTGGTGTCTATGGTGCAATATTTCTATGCTGCCCGTACGGAATTGATTAAATCTTAG
- the uvrC gene encoding excinuclease ABC subunit UvrC — protein MAVFDSQAFLRTLTTEPGVYRMYDEDHQVIYVGKAKNLKKRVSSYFRSNIPDAKTRVLVSNIRHIEVTLTNTETEALLLENNLIKKYQPRYNILLRDDKSYPYILLTDHRHPRLAFHRGSRKKKGEYFGPFPSSAAVSESLRLMQKIFPVRQCEDAYYRARSRPCLQHQLKRCSAPCVAKVSDDDYAEQVDMVRQFLSGKSHQVIATLVGKMEQASMALNFEAAAKYRDQIALLRQMQEQQSVAGNFAEMDVIGFAQLNGLSAVHMLMIREHKVLGSKTFFPKIPKDSGCEEILTSFVGQYYVSTGSHGRIAKDIVLPFEIAELDDLAAALTQVAERKVQLRVNVRAERAQYLELANKNALNSIMVKQNAQDSIDKRYARLKAALGLSDINRMECFDISHTMGENTVASCVVFDGQGPNNREYRRYNVTGITPGDDYAAMAFALNKRYGKVTDPDKVPDIIFIDGGKGQLSRAESFFESWTLDKLPMLIGVAKGTSRKPGLETLLIDGGRKTINLESDSPALHLIQHIRDESHRFAIAGHRSKRQKQRTQSVLEEIEGVGLKRRQALLKYLGGMQGVKAANIQQLKQVPGISPQLAEKIFNHLHDKA, from the coding sequence ATGGCAGTGTTTGATAGTCAGGCGTTTCTCAGAACGCTGACCACGGAACCTGGTGTGTATCGTATGTATGACGAAGATCACCAGGTTATTTATGTCGGTAAAGCTAAAAACCTCAAAAAGCGCGTCAGCAGCTACTTTCGCAGCAATATTCCAGATGCCAAGACCCGGGTCCTTGTGAGTAATATTCGTCATATCGAAGTGACATTGACGAATACAGAGACCGAAGCGCTATTGCTGGAAAATAACCTGATCAAAAAATATCAGCCCAGGTACAATATTCTCCTGCGCGATGACAAATCCTATCCTTATATTTTACTGACCGATCATCGTCACCCCAGGCTTGCCTTTCATCGCGGTTCCAGAAAGAAAAAAGGCGAGTACTTTGGCCCTTTTCCCAGCAGTGCGGCGGTCTCCGAAAGCTTGCGTCTGATGCAGAAGATTTTTCCCGTCAGACAATGTGAAGACGCTTACTACCGGGCGCGCAGTCGTCCTTGTTTACAACATCAACTAAAGCGGTGTTCCGCACCTTGCGTGGCAAAAGTCAGCGATGATGACTACGCTGAGCAGGTTGATATGGTGCGTCAGTTTCTTAGCGGTAAATCACACCAGGTGATTGCCACTTTGGTCGGTAAAATGGAACAGGCGAGCATGGCACTCAACTTTGAAGCGGCGGCTAAGTATCGGGATCAAATTGCATTGCTACGGCAAATGCAGGAGCAGCAATCTGTTGCCGGTAACTTTGCCGAAATGGATGTGATAGGCTTTGCCCAGCTGAATGGCTTGAGTGCGGTTCATATGCTAATGATCCGGGAACATAAAGTGTTGGGGTCCAAAACGTTTTTCCCTAAAATACCAAAAGACTCAGGCTGTGAGGAAATTCTGACCAGTTTTGTCGGCCAGTATTACGTGTCCACGGGGAGTCATGGTCGGATTGCCAAAGATATAGTGCTGCCCTTTGAGATTGCTGAGTTAGACGATTTGGCCGCCGCGCTCACCCAGGTTGCCGAACGTAAAGTACAATTACGGGTAAACGTGCGAGCAGAGCGGGCACAATATCTGGAGCTGGCCAATAAGAATGCCCTTAATAGCATTATGGTTAAGCAAAATGCACAGGATTCGATCGACAAGCGGTATGCCAGATTAAAAGCGGCGCTTGGCCTGTCGGATATCAATCGTATGGAATGTTTTGATATCAGTCATACCATGGGTGAAAACACCGTGGCATCCTGTGTGGTATTTGACGGTCAGGGGCCTAATAATCGTGAATATCGTCGCTATAATGTGACCGGGATTACGCCGGGAGATGACTATGCGGCCATGGCGTTTGCACTGAACAAGCGCTACGGCAAAGTGACCGACCCCGATAAAGTGCCAGATATCATTTTCATTGATGGTGGTAAAGGTCAGTTATCCAGAGCAGAATCTTTCTTTGAATCCTGGACGCTGGATAAGTTACCTATGCTGATTGGCGTGGCGAAGGGCACCAGTCGTAAGCCCGGTTTGGAAACTTTGCTCATTGATGGTGGGCGTAAAACCATTAACCTGGAAAGCGACTCACCAGCATTGCATCTGATCCAGCATATCCGTGATGAATCGCATCGATTTGCTATTGCGGGACACAGAAGCAAACGTCAGAAACAACGTACTCAATCGGTTCTGGAAGAAATAGAAGGCGTTGGCCTGAAGCGACGCCAGGCGCTACTCAAATACCTTGGAGGAATGCAGGGCGTAAAAGCCGCCAATATACAACAACTAAAACAAGTGCCCGGGATCAGCCCTCAGCTGGCTGAAAAGATATTTAACCATTTGCATGACAAAGCTTAA